The Lycorma delicatula isolate Av1 chromosome 2, ASM4794821v1, whole genome shotgun sequence DNA window gTAGAGACCTCATTAAAACGGAAATATTTAATCCAAGATAACATATAAATTGATACTATAATTTTTTGACCAGGGATGTGGTGAAGTTAGCaggaaattggtttttataataaaacaataatttgatatatatataactttatccCCTTTTATAATTTCCTCACAATTATTAGTTACAGTTGCTAATTGTTAATTGTAAGGTACATTCTATAGATCCACTTATTACTAGCAACCATGAGGCAGCATACGGTACTTCTTTTTGCTATTCtaacatttttggtaatttgttgGAGTACAGAAGCACATCCTATGCTGGGGAATGAACTAAGTTTCTTTGAGAATTCTAATTGtaagtttgtattttaaattatatataataactttttttgagcttaattaagtttatttactgagtttttgctaaaaaaatgaaacctctaaaattaattacaaagtatTGCTGTGAATTAGAGAGAGATTAGATTATTTCTCTCAGGACATGGTGCCTTCAGGGATtatttggctaggtttaggttggttgattctgACTTGTGTCCAGACATTTAGGGTCGATGACAtggtggaccatgtcctgtatgtctgtccaCAGTATGAAGTGAGCTTACCAGAGTTGtaagggaacttgagagagttaactccttctttgatctacgggtcaactggaggactcgcagagacTGGGTAATTGTTGCCGACTTCCTTTGCTTCCTCGCCCTGCGCAGGACAGCTGAGGGGATCtagtagagtaggaacctggGTTGCTAGGGTCCGCCTGGACCCAAGCTGACCCTAGTTGATTGGCCGAAGTTAGGCGCTTTGGCAGCGAGCCACGGTTACTTAGATAAGTGGTGTCAATGACTGTAAAAGCTGTCGGCGGAACAGCAactgcactgccgatgggcatggAACATCATGCAGCTGTGAGGTGTGGCAGCATCTCGACGATGGGTTATGTGGTGAGTGTTACACgggactctgtgatggagctgagtgggagtagaaGGTCTGAATGGTCTCAATGAGAGTAGTATACATTTATCTTAAAAGAGAAAACAATCATTGTAGTCTATCTGACTAACAGAGGTTTACAGTAATCATTTAATACTCGTATATTGTTGGatattaatctaattttcttcttttgaatCAGAAGAAGGTCATGGACTCCATATGAATAATCCCACAACAAAATCCCATTTAAAAAGTCGTTTtgaaatgatgtaaaattaatcattttaagatgtaatgtaatataacaattaCTAATTGATTCCAATTTATGCAAAATGTGTATTGCTTAATATaacttattacatatataatttatctacTACACACtagtttatttctgaaataagatAATTTGAGTTTGATGCAATTATTACCTGAAGGACAAGGTTTTAACGAAAcaagaatttcaaagtttttgctttatctaattataatttcttgGATGAAAGACAGTTTtcaacacataaaaaatataattagaattagTTTAAATCaatgaaagggaaataattttattaatttttgctgaTTTCATTTTCCATAACTGAAAGCTGGGAACCCAAAAATGACAGGTATACcatacttaattatatattagcTGGCATTATTTCAAACTATTTAATGAAACAACCTTATTATTATAAGTGGATaggtaaaatttaacaataaacaatgatTTCCACTCATTGAACATAGTTCAAAGAGTTCAAATTCAGAGAACATAGTTTCTTTAATAACActgacacaaaataaaaacagtaaaaacattaaaacccttttattttttaatatttctctaaatgTGATACATTTCTCTGCattgtttttttgtgtagattacagatctgtaaataaaatctttctatcATCCTCAGTTTAATATAAGTGGCATagtaaaagttaatattactaatattatacaatcgtttttgttcaaatatgaaattatgtggatttatgttatttattttttctttatttatttaatcttttttctttctttctttattttctttattaatattctaaatggGAAATAGTTATCAAACAGTTTCAAAAAAGTATAGAACACTTTCAAATGCTCTGATAATATCATTACCGCTTAAACATTCACTCCAGTTCAACTGAGGCAGATTGAgtggaaaatcattaaaattctttcattaatatctctgGTTATAATCTACTCAAATATTTCTCCACCCTTGTTGCCATTAAAAAGATTGTGATCTGAGGAAAATATCAAAACtgaatgatttgttaaaaaaaaaaaaatgagtaacacTAAAGgaataaatatgttaaacattaaaacaagCAGTTACATTGTTTAAACATCTTCTGTCTTGTTCCATTAATGTTTGATAAAAGTTGGTTGTAGAGTTTTAGCCACTGGTCCAACTAAATACAACCTTATTATAATCATTTGTTGCACTTACAGTCAAATTGATGAGACAAATTAAGTTGGTAATAagtttagaaatgaaataaaaactgcagattaaattactaaaaaatatttccagattATCACATGGAGATTGGTGAGCAGGAATAACCATAAATTGAGGCTTGGCTAATATAGTACTCATCAGTTCATAATCCTATTCATTTATAAAAgcagaaaagtttaattttttacgtttaaaaccattcatacatttaaaaattacttcaaataatcTAACCTGTATTCACTAATAAGTGGTCATAGCTCCATGCTTTCtaccaataatatttatttcatcagaaTTATGTCACAAGGACTGAAAATCTGaaagaataactgaaaaatttattactaggATGATTATCACAGGAACTACGCTTGGATCTATAagtattaaattactgtaattaacttTTCTGAACAAAAAAAGGATTACTTCAATTATGACGTAACAGTATTACAACTACAACTGTCAGCACCTAAtgtcttttataaaatgttatttctaaataaaatcaatttcagatgcattttgatgatttttattcaCTGTGATGTAAGAATATTTGAAATTCCTGAAAAGAAACCATCTGACTGTCTTGGTGAGGATCAGAACATGAAATTATCATGTAATAATTGTGAATTGTAGTAGACATTAGAAAGAAATCATATACtgttatttcctttaaatttgaagttttttcttcCAGTTTAATAAAGGTTTTGTGTGAAAATGCTAGTAAAAAGCCATAAACCAATGAAATAGATCTTATGTAGTTCACAAAATTTTGTTACCTATTTGTTCATCttcttgattaatttataaaccaGTGATAGAGAGATTATTGGCTTATCAACAAAACAGTCACAGTCATACAACAGGTATAAGATCAATTGTTTGGCTAGTGCTATAAAAGGAGTACTGCATGGATGCACCAGGATAAATGCAATGTTAATCTAAGGAAGATTGTGGACCTGAGATTATGATTTGACAAAAATAGGACAGGATCAAATTCATCATCCAGCTCAAATGTAAGGTGTTTTACACTAGAGATCAATAGCAAActtttattgttacaattatttaaaacagtattGTGTTCAAAACAATGATTACACATTACATTTTCTTTACACATTTAATCTCATTAATTTCAATATCATACTTAATAAGGTTTTCATGCATaacgatttcatttttttacttcagttttaaacttttctaaagatttgatgaattttttatctgaccattaaaattaaagtttctatCAGtacttgaaatataataattgatattatgTGTTGAACAATTTAAGTTCTTAAGTGGATTTAAAATAGCTGGAATAGTACTCACATAATCTTAAGAATGATATTTGTgagtaaataattgtaattccTAATGGATCTTAATGGGAAGTTCTGCAATGTTATTGCTaatgaatatcatattttataataaaagttaggAGGTAACTTTATTTCTCTAATTATGGTTATAAtcctttatttaaatgtaaaaaaataagtttcatatatttatgaaataaatataattttatagaaaattcaattagaatgataattgaaatattacacATGCAATGGTTTAACGGTTTATTCATGTTAAaccagaatattttaatatttaattcatgatAAGTGGTCAGTTCGatatttaaaagcaaatatatTGGTAAAAgtcagtattataaattttaatccattttgtGTTGATAAAGAtattatagccaaaaaaaattttaatgatcgaataataaactttaaatcagGAAACTTccaatcaattgaaaaaaaattattagattttatttttcattcaatttcttctgtataattttttccataaatatctCATTTCCcgatttgaaagtttaaaaacttcttacaatttgaataaaaaattatatgaaattatccTACAAACAAATGGTGCTATAAAACACTATCACTATTTACTAACAAATTCTGGAACACTTGAATCAATTGTATCTAATCTCTCCTCAAAACTTTTTggactgattttaattaaatttataattaagaaatagaGTAGTTCAATTCTAGCTTTTTCTAGTTATACatattgtttaatgtaaacaTGCAGCTAGATtcaaacattattacattaaaaaataatctaaaaaattaattttaaataatatttaaaagaatagtcATAAATGCAAGGGTAAAATATCATCACTGATGATGATGTTGGTACAATTTCTCTTAACAAACCATGTTAAGAGAACTAATGGCTTTTCACATGATAAACAAGTTGTAAGTTATGATTctattaaatctgtaaaaaatatatgactttaatacatgaaaaacagaataaaattatttgcagGTGACTACAGGAATAAGAGAAACCCATGTCCTACTAAGAGACGgatttttactcaaaaatatttaacaggacAATCCAATCCAAATGGTTATAAGAAAcggatttttaatcaaaaatcgTCTTTAAGACAACCAAACAACAACGTgaaccaaatttataaaaatattggcaATACCCATGGCATCTTAGGTGGTGGTCTTATTGGTCAGAAGAATAATTTTGGAGACAACTGATTATAGTTCAAGATGAAAGTTCTGTCAACTTTGAGTAAGATATTCATTTATTGttgaataatactaattaatttattaattattgctagttttatttattagcttaTCAATTGTTATGGCAGAGCAGAGTATTTTCCTAGCAATGATGATTAACTAATTGTGacgtgtataaaataaaaatacaactcaatattcagtgtgtgtgtgtgtatatatatatatatatatatatatatattgttttcagGTGAGGACTTAATAACCACTTCCTTGAACACCCATAATTAACAACTCCTAAGGGTATTTAAGTTCAGCATATGCTTTCTTTGCTTAATTTGAACTGCTTTCTAGATCCACTGACTGTGGATATATTTTTCTCCAGTGGATTCTTCTATCTTCACCTAACTGGCCTAAGAAAAACCTATTCAGGTGAACCCAGATGTAGTGATTTACACTGATAGGTCTACATAAGCACAGTAGTCCTGCTGGATCTATCTTTGTGATAAGAGAGCTGTGAGAGAAGTTTGTAATCACAGGCTTTGAAAGAGAAATGAATCTGTTAAGGAATCGTACATTCAGTCAGCTTTCATAGAACGCGGTAATGGCATCTGTGTGAGACAGCCATAAAGAAGTGTGCTTCAATACAATGAACAAGGGCAGCTCTTTGTTTTTGGGGGATACGTGGTTAAGACATGGAAATTAGTCCTAATCATTTTCTGGTGATGATCTAGTGCGTACTTTGGTACTGCAGCATATTGGTGCATCATaatcttttgattattttcattatcaggATTTTTTTCAGGTACTGGTGATCCATAAAATTGGAGTGAAGGGTGATAATAGGAACTAAATAGGAAAACTTTCTAAAATCAGTTAGACTTTACACTTTACACTCAAAGTGTTTTGCACTTTCATCTTGATTaaacacaatttatatataattacttgcAGTCTGCATAGACTgctcaattatttaaattattttccagcTTTTCTCTCTGTGATTGGTTTTTTGGGGGAAATTTATTATCAACCTATAAACGTTTGATGATTTCTTTTACTTGTACGTCCTATAACTACCTTATTGTGTTTTTTCATCTTAATTGCATTgcttacagatttttatttgtaaatttttattctattgcttttatttattttttatctatttcttttttacattttcagaaaaattacataatgattttttttatagatcattTGAAATGAGGCCTATGTTTTTGGCTAAATTGTAATATCtggtttatattcataaaaatgtaacaaaaaaaattgttaaatttcaatgaaaacaaATGAGGTTTCAGTCTATGTATTTCTAAAATGTCTTTATATTTACCTAAGAAAGTGTGTAGGCCAAATGTATGTTTAAATCTGAATCAGTTtgtgcagaattttttttctctggcCAAGGTAAAAAATCTTCACTATTAAATGAAGCAATTCTTCATAATTGGTATATATGATGTAcaatacttttgtattttaatgaaaatatattttttgttcaaattcatAGATGCTTAATTATGCTTAGCCCATTAGCAATGAAGAAAGATAAAGTAGAGTAGGgaacaattgtaaaaaaagtcattttgaTGCTGCTATGAGTCAATTGAATGATGATGGAGTTGTATTATTTGGGTTACTAAGTTCATCTAGTTTAGCAGTCTTTTTTGTTGGTATTGGTTGGTTGCATCATCTCTTGTCATTGCCTATAAACAATGTACATGTTGCAATGTTATAATGTTCCTTTTTAAGTTAGGATGTATTTTTAACATTGGAGCCATAAAAGAAATGATGACTGGGAGGCTATCATTTTGACAGTTTTGATTGTGTTCAGATCTGTTAAacacataatatatttactatgGATTGAACTATAGTTCTCTGTAAATTAATGATAGTTATATGAGTAGTATGCAGTAGGTGCTCAGAGTTGTTTATAGTTAGATGGTCATGAAGATGacatatttcagaaatatttgtttGGTTAATTTGTTCCTGatattatttccttctttttacaGCTTGTATCCAAGAGGAAAAGTAATGGATATATGAAGATCATGTAGTCAAGCTTTGACAGTTTCATTGTTTTGGTAAttgacttataaataaaaaaataaaactgaccttttaataaataagacttatataataagatatttgtttaataaaatatgatttaaacaaaatattgaaagaaataattataatttgttttttttcttctttaactcAATTAATATAGTTCCAcagttttgttaaagaaaaaaatgtgcttTGTATCCTGTCATTCCTATGTTATTATTTGCAGcaggtgtaaaaataaaaaaaaaacttttattctttagattaaaagaataaaagttggTTTCAGATGATCGTTTTCTCGTTTTCAGATGATTCAAAACAGATAGTTTAGTAtcatatttttctctcttttctctttagccttcagaaccaccataaggtattacttcacagaatgaatgaggatgatatgtatgaatgtaaaaaatgtagtcttgtacagtctcaggttgaccattcttgagatgtgtggttaactgaaactcaccacaaagaacaccagtattcacaatATAGtgttcaaatccacataaaagtaactgtcaGTATCAAGCTTTTCTGAACTTTATTGCTGTAAACATCTTATAACAGCATGATGATTTATGGAGCTAAATATATCATAGTTTGTTGTGAAGGATGACTAGGAAGTCTTTTTTGTActccaaagtatttatttttatattgtaatgaaCATATGTACGAAAATATAATCTACATATAGATTTGTGTGTGCTCTAATTGTCTTAATCACTCTAATTTGTATGTATACTGTGcaaggattttaattttacaatttaaattaaaagatttgggGTGTTGTGAATGGAAAGAAATgactaattttgttgaaaatagtactctttaatgaaaataaataatagtaattgcaACTTAGAAAATTTCCTTTAGGTTCACCGTAAAAGTAAAGATGTTGTCCATGGTAATCTTGAATTCCTGTTATTTTCTGGAAAACTTgatcaataatttctttttcatttatgattgaagccatattattaatttttaatctaaaacttatgtaatttaGTGTTGTGCAGGTTTTGCATAAAACTTGATAGTAGTGCTGGTATAGTTATACCTACTTTGAGtagaacattatattaaattctctagtggtgaaaaaaattatatctagaaT harbors:
- the LOC142320173 gene encoding uncharacterized protein LOC142320173 encodes the protein MRQHTVLLFAILTFLVICWSTEAHPMLGNELSFFENSNCDYRNKRNPCPTKRRIFTQKYLTGQSNPNGYKKRIFNQKSSLRQPNNNVNQIYKNIGNTHGILGGGLIGQKNNFGDN